Proteins from one Deinococcus sp. AB2017081 genomic window:
- a CDS encoding YbfB/YjiJ family MFS transporter, with translation MPPREPASAVGALLDMLALSLGGAVALGFARFAYALLLPVMRSDLGWSFTLSGAMNASNALGYLLGAVAATALAGRLGLKRVFTGGLLLTAVSLLLCALTAHSGALLTLRLLAGVGGALVFVSGGGLAALAARSHPERSALLLGVFYGGSGIGIMLSALLLPPMLAGGWRGAWVGLGAASLACLLLTLRPLSRFPDRGTSGAAGQATAPLQPLAWTLAAYTCFGVGYIAYMTFIVAFLRASGAGALVTPFWAVLGAAVVVSPVVWRSLATHAPGARAMAVQMLTLATGAALPLLSIHPMILFTSGILFGVSFLAVVTFTTIITRRVLPEQGWARGIAAFTVLFAAGQVMGPLLTGALADTAGGLRLGLGVSAAVLLLGAALALRQPAQA, from the coding sequence GTGCCCCCGCGCGAACCGGCGTCCGCCGTGGGGGCGCTGCTGGACATGCTGGCCCTGTCCCTGGGCGGCGCCGTGGCGCTGGGCTTCGCCCGCTTCGCTTATGCGCTGCTGCTGCCGGTCATGCGCTCGGATCTGGGCTGGTCGTTCACGCTGTCCGGGGCCATGAATGCCTCGAACGCCCTGGGGTACCTGCTGGGGGCCGTGGCAGCCACCGCTCTGGCGGGCCGGCTGGGCCTGAAGCGCGTGTTCACCGGCGGCCTGCTTCTGACGGCCGTGTCGCTGCTGCTGTGTGCGCTGACGGCCCACAGCGGGGCGCTCCTGACCCTGCGGTTGCTGGCCGGCGTGGGCGGGGCGCTGGTGTTCGTCAGCGGGGGCGGGCTGGCGGCGCTGGCGGCCCGGAGCCATCCGGAGCGCAGCGCCCTGCTGCTCGGCGTGTTCTACGGCGGCAGCGGCATCGGGATCATGCTCTCGGCGCTGCTGCTGCCGCCGATGCTGGCCGGGGGCTGGCGCGGCGCATGGGTGGGTCTGGGCGCCGCGTCGCTGGCGTGTCTGCTGCTCACGCTGCGGCCGCTGAGCCGCTTCCCAGATCGGGGAACCAGTGGCGCCGCCGGTCAGGCCACGGCGCCGCTCCAACCGCTGGCGTGGACGCTGGCCGCGTACACCTGCTTCGGCGTCGGGTACATCGCGTACATGACCTTCATCGTCGCGTTCCTGCGGGCCAGCGGGGCGGGTGCGCTGGTCACGCCGTTCTGGGCGGTGCTGGGGGCGGCGGTCGTCGTGAGTCCGGTGGTGTGGCGATCCCTGGCCACCCATGCCCCCGGTGCCCGCGCCATGGCCGTGCAGATGCTCACCCTGGCGACCGGCGCGGCCCTGCCGCTGCTGAGCATCCACCCCATGATCCTGTTCACGTCGGGCATCCTGTTCGGCGTGAGTTTCCTGGCCGTCGTGACCTTCACGACGATCATCACGCGCCGGGTGCTGCCGGAGCAGGGGTGGGCGCGGGGCATCGCGGCGTTCACGGTGCTGTTCGCCGCCGGGCAGGTCATGGGGCCGCTGCTGACCGGCGCTCTGGCCGACACGGCCGGCGGCCTGCGCCTGGGGCTGGGCGTCAGCGCCGCCGTGCTGCTGCTGGGGGCCGCGCTGGCCCTGCGGCAGCCCGCGCAGGCGTAG
- a CDS encoding WD40 repeat domain-containing protein: MRLLTLMLAGSLAVSGVASALTLQPARVVTVPGADTDAAWPLTGGRWVVSADNAVMVLGPDLKVQRAWHTLQGSVRALAVSPQGTRVAAMTRDRWAVWDLATGAELGRGLIYADNVGFDEAGNLLVVYDGALLRNTLTAGPERFEALDVGTTWEYFAASPDGTQAVLMNADIAQLVRLSDGEVLAEATLSDDTDGLGATFSPDGQAVVVRTGNEAFILRAGEDATDIEDGSDLGTATSSVYFTGNDRFVYVGGVRGQTYDALTGETVGERFSVPSSGGVARGLNGTYLALGRGVARFNPATRTEQNRTVLVSSNTWLGAFLPDGKFYAGVNDLRAVQDGARLNVGPLDDLLDLAASGGRVWTLNGLTVRVTENGRIRSLATLDEDAEYDTIAATPDGTVAVASGYYGLAVLSARTGRVLSSVSSDELDMEDIHAAIPTPDGRAVLIVPHEGHTMRYDVATGRLTTAFRLPGGVGATTLQATPSGTLAVGYTTEDDEESIALIRPGATTPYRSLPVPDGVQSMRFSPDGKLLAVLTYGEGAALRIYDTVSGALLTSGGPLNSTTDLLVWSSTSRQLLVGSGVLGKPGSATVYNVLR; this comes from the coding sequence ATGAGACTGTTGACGCTGATGCTCGCCGGATCGCTCGCCGTGTCTGGCGTGGCCTCTGCCCTGACCCTCCAGCCGGCCCGCGTGGTCACCGTGCCGGGGGCCGACACGGACGCCGCGTGGCCGCTCACGGGTGGCCGCTGGGTCGTGTCGGCCGACAATGCCGTGATGGTGCTCGGGCCTGACCTGAAGGTGCAGCGGGCGTGGCACACCCTGCAGGGGTCAGTGCGCGCCCTCGCGGTCAGCCCCCAGGGCACCCGGGTGGCCGCCATGACGCGGGATCGCTGGGCGGTGTGGGATCTCGCCACCGGCGCCGAGCTCGGCCGTGGGCTGATCTACGCCGACAACGTGGGGTTCGACGAGGCCGGCAACCTGCTGGTCGTGTACGACGGCGCCCTGCTGCGCAATACCCTGACGGCCGGCCCGGAGCGCTTCGAGGCGCTGGACGTGGGCACCACCTGGGAGTATTTCGCCGCCTCTCCGGACGGCACACAGGCCGTGCTGATGAACGCGGACATCGCGCAGCTCGTCCGCCTGTCGGACGGCGAGGTGCTGGCCGAGGCGACCCTGTCGGACGACACCGACGGCCTGGGGGCCACCTTCAGCCCCGACGGGCAGGCCGTGGTCGTCCGCACGGGCAACGAGGCCTTCATCCTGCGCGCCGGCGAGGACGCCACCGACATCGAGGACGGCAGCGACCTGGGCACGGCCACGAGCAGCGTGTACTTCACCGGGAACGACCGCTTCGTGTACGTGGGCGGCGTGCGTGGCCAGACCTACGACGCGCTGACCGGCGAGACGGTGGGCGAGCGCTTCAGCGTGCCGTCCAGCGGGGGCGTGGCGCGGGGACTGAACGGCACGTATCTGGCGCTGGGGCGCGGCGTGGCCCGCTTCAATCCGGCCACGCGCACCGAGCAGAACCGCACCGTGCTGGTGTCCTCGAACACATGGCTGGGGGCCTTCCTGCCCGACGGGAAGTTCTACGCGGGGGTGAACGACCTGCGTGCCGTGCAGGACGGTGCCCGGCTGAACGTCGGGCCGCTGGACGACCTGCTGGATCTCGCGGCCAGCGGGGGCCGCGTGTGGACGCTGAACGGCCTGACGGTGCGCGTGACCGAGAACGGCCGCATCCGGTCGCTGGCCACCCTGGACGAGGATGCCGAGTACGACACCATCGCCGCCACGCCCGACGGCACCGTGGCGGTTGCCAGCGGCTACTACGGACTGGCCGTGCTCAGCGCCCGCACCGGCAGGGTGCTGAGCAGTGTCAGCTCGGACGAGCTGGACATGGAGGACATCCACGCGGCGATCCCCACCCCGGATGGCCGCGCCGTGCTGATCGTGCCGCACGAGGGCCACACCATGCGCTACGACGTGGCCACCGGACGCCTGACCACCGCCTTCCGCCTGCCCGGTGGGGTCGGGGCGACCACGCTCCAGGCCACACCGAGCGGCACCCTGGCCGTGGGGTACACCACCGAGGACGACGAGGAGAGCATTGCACTGATCCGCCCCGGCGCGACCACCCCGTACCGGTCGCTGCCCGTGCCCGACGGCGTGCAGTCGATGCGCTTCAGCCCGGACGGCAAGCTGCTGGCCGTCCTGACCTACGGCGAGGGGGCGGCGCTGCGGATCTACGACACGGTCAGCGGTGCGCTGCTGACCTCGGGCGGCCCACTGAACTCGACGACCGACCTGCTGGTGTGGTCGAGCACCAGCCGGCAGCTGCTGGTCGGCTCCGGCGTGCTGGGCAAGCCCGGCAGCGCCACCGTGTACAACGTCCTGCGCTGA
- a CDS encoding glutamine--tRNA ligase/YqeY domain fusion protein has product MTVPGPTPLPVAPGDTPDVAPNFITEIIDRDLHSGKVPQVVTRFPPEPSGYAHLGHVFASFLDFQTAAQYGGRYHLRMDDTNPELATQEYVDAIADDLKWLGWDWGDHFYYASDYFDRYYAYAEQLVRQGDAYVDSVSADEMARLRGDPRTPGTPSPYRDRTPEENLGLLRRMKAGEFPDGSHVLRAKIDLGSPNMKLRDPVLYRILRGHHYRQGDAWCIYPMYDFQHPLQDAIEGVTHSMCSLEFVDNRAIYDWLMETLNFEPRPHQYEFGRRGLEYTITSKRKLRRLIEGQHVTGWDDPRMPTLRAQRRLGVTPEAVRAFAAQIGVSRTNRTVDLAVYENAVREDLNHRAPRVMAVLDPIPVTVAGLDAQTLSLPYWPHDVVAGSPDGLVGVPGGGRVTPEQAVRDVPIGPELLIEREDFSAAPPKGYKRLTPGGTVRLRGAGIIRADAFDTAADGSVTHIHATLLGEGAKASGVIHWVDAAHGVPAEFRLYDRLFRVPNPEGEHVDDLEPAADPHFDPDEAALEDGAAPVDAGFLRYLNPDSLKVTRGVVEPSVLGDPPDTRYQFERQGYFWRDPVDSREDALVFGRIITLKDTWGRGAEGREPRAESRGQRAEGTAPKVEGKAAETRVVTLSPEQEQDVARLTGLGAAEADARTVARDPLLLAFLGTAVHDATFGQVVSWTVNDLAPGLRAGEVRVEAAALAPLAARLAQGAVTMRVARTALAQAAASGDAPLDVIEREGLNAGVSGDDLARAVADALAAHPDRVEAYRAGKTALKGFFTGVVMRATGGKAEPQAVAAALDAALEAAR; this is encoded by the coding sequence ATGACCGTTCCCGGCCCCACGCCGCTCCCCGTTGCACCCGGCGACACGCCGGACGTGGCACCCAACTTCATCACCGAGATCATCGACCGCGACCTGCACAGTGGGAAGGTGCCGCAGGTCGTGACGCGCTTTCCGCCCGAGCCCAGCGGCTACGCCCACCTGGGGCACGTGTTCGCGTCGTTCCTGGACTTCCAGACCGCCGCGCAGTACGGCGGACGCTACCACCTGCGCATGGACGACACGAACCCCGAACTCGCCACGCAGGAATATGTGGACGCCATTGCCGACGACCTGAAGTGGCTGGGCTGGGACTGGGGCGACCACTTCTACTACGCCAGCGACTACTTCGACCGCTACTACGCCTACGCCGAGCAGCTCGTGCGTCAGGGCGACGCCTACGTGGACTCGGTCAGCGCGGACGAGATGGCGCGGCTGCGCGGCGACCCCCGCACGCCCGGCACGCCCAGCCCGTACCGTGACCGCACGCCGGAGGAGAATCTGGGGCTGCTGCGCCGCATGAAGGCCGGCGAGTTCCCGGACGGCTCGCACGTGCTGCGGGCAAAGATCGACCTGGGCAGCCCGAACATGAAGCTGCGCGACCCGGTGCTCTACCGCATCCTGCGCGGGCACCACTACCGGCAGGGCGACGCGTGGTGCATCTATCCCATGTACGACTTCCAGCACCCCCTCCAGGACGCCATCGAGGGTGTCACGCACTCCATGTGCAGCCTGGAGTTCGTCGACAACCGCGCCATCTACGACTGGCTGATGGAGACGCTGAACTTCGAGCCGCGCCCGCACCAGTACGAGTTCGGGCGGCGCGGGCTGGAATACACGATCACGAGCAAGCGCAAGCTGCGCCGGCTGATCGAGGGCCAGCACGTGACCGGCTGGGACGACCCCCGGATGCCCACACTGCGAGCCCAGCGCCGCCTGGGCGTCACGCCCGAGGCCGTGCGGGCCTTCGCGGCGCAGATCGGCGTGAGCCGCACCAACCGCACGGTGGATCTGGCCGTGTACGAGAACGCCGTGCGCGAGGATCTGAACCACCGCGCCCCCCGCGTGATGGCCGTGCTCGATCCCATCCCCGTGACGGTCGCGGGGCTGGACGCCCAGACCCTGAGTCTCCCCTACTGGCCGCACGACGTGGTGGCGGGCTCGCCCGACGGTCTGGTCGGAGTGCCCGGCGGCGGTCGTGTGACCCCCGAGCAGGCCGTGCGCGACGTACCCATCGGGCCAGAGCTGCTGATCGAGCGCGAGGACTTCAGCGCCGCGCCGCCCAAAGGCTACAAACGGCTCACGCCGGGCGGCACGGTGCGGCTGCGCGGGGCGGGCATCATCCGGGCCGACGCCTTCGACACCGCTGCCGACGGCAGCGTGACCCACATCCACGCCACCCTGCTGGGCGAGGGCGCGAAGGCCTCCGGCGTGATCCACTGGGTCGATGCCGCGCACGGCGTCCCGGCCGAATTCCGCCTGTACGACCGACTGTTCCGCGTGCCCAATCCTGAAGGCGAACACGTGGACGATCTGGAACCCGCCGCCGACCCCCACTTCGACCCCGATGAGGCTGCGCTGGAGGACGGGGCGGCCCCGGTCGACGCGGGCTTCCTGCGCTACCTGAATCCGGACAGCCTGAAGGTCACGCGTGGCGTGGTGGAACCCAGCGTGCTTGGCGACCCACCGGACACGCGGTACCAGTTCGAACGCCAGGGCTACTTCTGGCGCGATCCGGTGGACAGCCGGGAGGACGCGCTGGTCTTCGGGCGGATCATCACGCTGAAGGACACGTGGGGACGGGGGGCCGAGGGCAGAGAGCCGAGGGCCGAGAGCAGAGGGCAGAGAGCAGAGGGCACCGCGCCAAAAGTCGAGGGGAAAGCGGCAGAGACGCGGGTGGTCACGCTCAGCCCCGAGCAGGAGCAGGACGTTGCCCGCCTGACCGGGCTGGGCGCAGCGGAGGCGGACGCACGGACGGTGGCGCGGGATCCGCTGCTGCTGGCCTTCCTGGGGACGGCCGTCCACGACGCCACCTTCGGGCAGGTCGTGTCGTGGACCGTGAACGACCTGGCGCCGGGCCTGCGGGCGGGTGAGGTACGGGTGGAGGCGGCGGCCCTGGCCCCGCTGGCGGCGCGGCTGGCGCAGGGAGCCGTGACCATGCGCGTGGCCCGCACCGCGCTGGCCCAGGCCGCCGCGAGTGGCGACGCGCCGCTGGACGTGATCGAGCGCGAGGGGCTGAACGCCGGGGTCAGCGGGGACGATCTGGCCCGCGCCGTGGCAGACGCGCTGGCGGCCCATCCGGACCGGGTCGAGGCCTACCGTGCCGGCAAGACTGCCCTGAAGGGCTTCTTCACCGGGGTGGTCATGCGGGCCACCGGCGGCAAGGCCGAACCGCAGGCCGTCGCGGCGGCGTTGGACGCCGCGCTGGAGGCAGCCCGGTAA
- a CDS encoding multidrug DMT transporter: protein MDTLKKAGAMLAHLDLFHTMLDLRSLLQLAAHMEERGDRVTLISAETITLVGQGMTSEPALSTSKGATIQAATAYRVLQGLKGHDAPEYAVTREELSALNARAVTELESGDALRAFAETLTRVTATPDAAQERPGRTARRSPENETAEAPAA from the coding sequence ATGGACACCCTGAAAAAAGCAGGAGCGATGCTGGCCCACCTCGACCTGTTCCACACCATGCTCGACCTGCGGAGCCTGCTCCAGCTGGCCGCGCACATGGAGGAACGCGGCGACCGGGTCACGCTGATCAGCGCCGAGACCATCACGCTGGTGGGCCAGGGCATGACCAGCGAGCCGGCGCTGAGCACCAGCAAGGGCGCGACCATCCAGGCCGCGACCGCCTACCGCGTGCTCCAGGGGCTCAAGGGCCACGACGCGCCCGAGTACGCCGTGACCCGTGAAGAACTGTCGGCCCTGAACGCCCGCGCCGTCACGGAGCTGGAATCCGGCGACGCCCTGCGGGCCTTCGCGGAGACCCTGACCCGCGTGACCGCCACCCCGGACGCCGCCCAGGAGCGTCCCGGCCGCACCGCCCGCCGCAGCCCCGAGAACGAGACGGCCGAGGCTCCGGCGGCGTAA